A single genomic interval of uncultured Pseudodesulfovibrio sp. harbors:
- a CDS encoding ABC transporter ATP-binding protein has product MSVVDVGNEFDYQCEVQVSEYVIEMQDVCCSFNDLVVLEGVNLAVERDDFLAVIGPNGGGKSTLLKLMLGLLTPDSGTVRVLGESPGETGGRIGYLPQYTHVSTSFPVTALDAVRMGMVRPGFSGIAGRRKNGDEIEKARTALERVNMFQHAKRGLAELSGGQKQRVFIARALVDCPEILFLDEPTASVDPASRNSLFRLLSELNDEMTIVMVSHDISSLASGVKSVACVNRSLHFHNAPKITGDMFRMGYGDGEGDVCCPVELVTHGAVPHRVLGSHEGGEE; this is encoded by the coding sequence ATGAGTGTGGTAGATGTTGGCAATGAATTCGATTATCAATGCGAGGTGCAGGTGTCTGAATACGTTATAGAAATGCAGGACGTTTGCTGCTCTTTCAATGATTTGGTGGTGCTTGAGGGCGTTAATCTTGCTGTTGAGCGGGATGATTTTCTGGCCGTGATCGGTCCCAATGGTGGCGGCAAATCCACTCTGCTCAAGCTCATGCTCGGTCTGTTGACGCCGGATTCGGGCACGGTTCGCGTACTGGGCGAATCCCCCGGCGAAACGGGTGGGCGGATCGGGTATCTTCCGCAGTACACGCATGTCTCCACTTCATTCCCCGTTACCGCGCTTGATGCAGTGAGAATGGGCATGGTTCGTCCCGGTTTCAGTGGGATTGCCGGTCGCAGGAAAAATGGCGACGAGATTGAAAAAGCCCGTACCGCGCTTGAACGCGTCAACATGTTTCAGCATGCGAAGCGCGGGCTGGCAGAGTTGTCCGGTGGTCAGAAGCAGCGGGTGTTCATTGCCCGTGCCTTGGTGGACTGCCCGGAAATTCTTTTTCTGGATGAACCCACTGCGAGCGTGGACCCGGCCAGCCGTAATTCCCTGTTTCGGTTGTTGTCCGAACTTAATGATGAAATGACCATCGTCATGGTCAGCCATGATATTTCCTCGCTGGCTTCTGGCGTCAAGTCCGTTGCCTGCGTCAACCGTTCCCTGCACTTTCACAATGCGCCCAAGATTACCGGCGACATGTTTCGCATGGGGTACGGCGATGGCGAGGGGGATGTCTGCTGTCCGGTGGAGCTTGTCACCCACGGAGCGGTTCCGCACCGTGTGCTTGGCAGCCATGAAGGAGGAGAGGAGTAA